In Nicotiana tabacum cultivar K326 chromosome 2, ASM71507v2, whole genome shotgun sequence, the following proteins share a genomic window:
- the LOC142166822 gene encoding uncharacterized protein LOC142166822: MRSDPSQRDPNLLCEYHGTNGHQTEDYWHLHEEVATLLKNIHLRELLSDRAKNNYGHNRDNAEPSKAGEDPPRLTINIICEGNEFNGVTLSAIKKTNVSVNHSTRLRKVAEDDITFTEEDADGLLQPHNDALVISLNVLDFKIKCVLVDLGSLANIIQWRVLEQAKLTGSIIPATNLVVGFNLASVTTRGEIPLPTNAEGVMKRTHFEVVDGDMGYNVILGRPWLHEMKVVPSTYHQLLKFLTLEGIKQIRGDQPAAI, from the coding sequence ATGCGATCTGATCCcagccaaagggatcctaatttgtTGTGTGAATACCACGGGACAAATGGTCACCAGACCGAGGACTACTGGCATCTGCACGAAGAGGTGGCGACATTGTTGAAAAACATCCATCTTAGGGAATTATTAAGTGACCGGGCTAAAAACAACTACGGTCACAATCGTGATAATGCAGAACCTtcaaaagcaggagaagatccccCACGCCTGACGATCAACATAATTTGCGAGGGGAACGAGTTTAATGGGGTTACATTATCGGCGATAAAAAAGACGAATGTGTCAGTGAACCACAGCACGAGACTACGGAAAGTCGCTGAAGACGACATtactttcacggaggaagacgCAGATGGATTGCTCCAACCGCACAATGATGcgttggtaatttctttaaatgtcttagattttaaaattaaatgtgttttGGTGGACCTAGGAAGTTTGGCCAACATCATACAATGGAGGGTGTTGGAGCAAGCCAAGCTCaccggaagcatcattccggcCACAAACCTCGTCGTCGGGTTCAACCtagcaagtgtgacaacccgaggagagatccCACTTCCCACAAATGCCGAAGGGGTGATGAAGAGGACCCATTTCGAGGTGGTGGACGGTGATATGGGTTACAACGTCATCCTGGGgagaccatggttgcacgagatgaaggtTGTGCCATCTACATATCATCAGTTGTTGAAGTTCCTAACTCTCGAGGggattaaacaaataagaggcgACCAACCAGCAGCAAtataa